Genomic window (Culex pipiens pallens isolate TS chromosome 3, TS_CPP_V2, whole genome shotgun sequence):
agatttaaagattcaaagattttaataatcaataaataaattataataaaaaaataaaaataaaggctTGAATGCtacgattgaaaaaaaaattctttaaaaaatcttaaattaaaaatgtttaggaaTTATGTAACTCCCTAACGAAATTTCCCCCTAAGCTCTTTTTATGAGCGCAATCATTGAGCTTGGTCAGAACGATCAACCTGTGGTGTAGTATAACAACAGGCGCATTCAATCCTCTTACTTGCGTTATGCAGCGAATACCAGTAAGATCCAAGCTGCTCGAATGTTTAGCAGCTTTGACCAccgtttaaataattttacgtTGCTTGGAATTAATACCGAATAAAGGAAAATCAAAACTCATCATCTTCTATTTCTTGATGTcacgattttatttttaaatttgtttcgtCATCGGCTGGACTCATCTTGTCCCCAGTACCACGCTGCCTTAATCATATCCGCTGCCTTTTCCGCGATCATGTAAACCGGAGCTTGCGTGTGACCTGTCGTTATGTACGGCAAAACGCTAGCGTCAACGACCCGCAGGTTTTGCACGCCGTAGACTTGTAGCGTTGGGGAAACTACGGCGGCGGAATCGTTGGTCGGTCCCATGCGGCAAGTGCTCACGGGATGGTACAGCGATCCTGCCAGCGATCGTATCAGGCATTCCCAGTAGCTGTCCGATGCGAATGTGTGCTGGGTGCATGTTGGAATTGGGGTGTCTACAACACGTGCCCCTATCGCTTGCATGGCCGGTGTTTCGAGCAGTCGAAGTGCTTCTTTTACTCCTTGTACCATAGTTTCCATGTCTTCGGGGTCCTTTAGGTAGTTGGTGTAGATCAACGGCCAATGTAGCGGGTTGTTGTCTTTCAGTTTTATGAATCCTTTTGACTTGGGTCTGAACAACATGGTAGCGATCGTGAATTGATCCTTACCTTCCAGAGGCTTGTAGACCTGCTCGAAAATGTCTTCTTTCCATTGGAGGGCTCGCAGTGCTCCCGTGCCGTGATCGGAAGCCGGCGATCCTGCGAGAAACATAAACTCTATATCGGGAACATCTTGAGGTTGCTTGGAGttgttggttttgacaaatgcTAGTGCTTCCAGCGCACCAGGAACTGTGAGTAGTCCGGCTCCTCGTTTATAGTCCAAAATTTCGTTTAATCCTAAACGATCGGTGTCAAATGACATGTTGGTAGTGTTTGTTACGAATGTCAACGCCGACAGGAACAGGTGATCGTACATGGTTTCTCCTACCGGTAGATCAACCAAAACCGGTATGTTCAGTTCTTCGAGGTGCTTCCGGGGACCAATTCCAGAGAGCAACAGAAGTTGGGGCGATTGATAAGCACCGGCAGACAAAATGATTTCCTTTCTGGCCCGTACCGTACGCTTCATCTTTCGCCACAGGTATTCCACAGCCGTAGCATTTTTATTCGATGGATCGATCACAACTTTTGTTACCCTAGCCTTTGTTAGGACATGCAAATTAGGTCTTCCAAAAATAGGCTTAAGATATGCAGATGCTGCAGTGACTCTTTTTCCGCGCCTTGTAGTGGATTGAAGATAGTCTACACCAAACTGAGTGTCTCCGTTATAATCGATAACGTTTCGACCGAGCTGTTTGTTGGCTTTCACGAAAATCCGCACAAGTGGTGATCGGTAAGGAACATACTCCACATTTACTGGACCTCCTTTTCCGCGTTTGTGTGTTCTGCTCGTGTCCTTGAAATTCacgttttcaaactttttaaagtaAGGCAACACATCCTTGTACGACCATCCTTCGTTGCCAGCAGCTGCCCACGAATCAAAATCATCTGGATTTCCTCTGTTGTGGATCATATAATTTATGATTGTACTACCGCCTAACCCTTTGCCTCTTGGCATGGGACACCGCTCCTCTTTGATCCCTAAAACCACATAACATGCAAGATAAACACCACACACTGTCAACGAACCAAGTGACACTGACCTAGGCAAATACCGTCCTGTTTCTCTGCTCGGAAATTCCAGTTCAGGGCTGTAGACTGTAAATATGCAGCAAAGAAAGGTACATCCGAGAAAAGATTATCTCGTCCACCGGCCTCCAAGAGCAAGATCTGCCACTGGGAAATCTCCGATAACCGATTGGCCAACGCTGCTCCGGCAGCTCCGCCTCCCACTATCACAAAGTCGTAGACCTCTTTCACATCTGCAATACGTTTGTTTAAATTCTAATCTCACAGTTTGATAAACCGATTCACCTTGAACATTTTCCTGCTTTTCGCGAGCGGTAAATTTAGTCAGAAACAGTTTACTAATGCCGATGCTCAGTCCAGTTTTGgcgaaaaatgtcaaaaataaaactgctaACGCAACCGGTCTGCACGGTCGCCAACAGGAACGGCAGGCGCTTCTTGTGATCTGCATCGTCTCAGACCGGTGACTGCGGTCCGTTCTGTTCTGGTCCTGAGATTTATAAATTTAGCGCGACACAAGAAGTGTGTTCTAGAAAACGAGAGTGGCCCGATTTTGTAACCGGATTTTTCTTTTTGCCTTTCAAACTAAATAAAGGTATTggatttgcttttggctccgactttAAGATCAAGCTTCGTTTTGTTCTTATTTCTACAattccaccattttttttttgataattctcACCCACATTCCTATGCGCATGGACTTACTTATGTTTTAACACGGTTTCTTCATATCATTTTCATTCAATAAGAAATTTGCTTTAGAAGGGAAGTGAAATTATACTTTTGCATGAATGAGGTAAaaatttttatgataatttacggattatattttttaaggtgacagaaaaacatttaaatattctaaaaagtatttttcccatgacccatgaagagtatcggggccgcatttacaaagcggattcagtggctattTCTTTACTTAATGTTTAGGTTgatatgttaacattccataggtcgccttccctaaggtgtcgtggtAAAGTCCAGCTTGTGAtgaccttccctttactaagcaatcgaatccagaagggaaaagatcagcagttgtgttggtccgagccgggctttgaaccccgatctaccgcttacgaggcggaagcgttgccACTAGGCTACGAGGCTCGGTCTCAAAAAGCAGCcgtttattttaagtttgaaaaaaagttaatgatatttattaataaaatataaataacaagTATAAGCAATAACAATGTTTACTGTGGAGGACATAAGATTATTGTTTCGTTTTCTAACAAAAGTTtacttttttcatgttaaaataaCATTCAGCCTTGCAGAAATTTGTGCTCATCTCTTTTATCTCTCGTCTATTTACAGGTAATGCACAGTTAGATGAACATCTCACTGAGGGCACTAAAAGGTAACCGTattataaaacacaaaaaactgcTAGTTTTACTACTCTCTTATATACATTCTGTCTCATCTTGACTTCGTCCACTCCTCCTTTATCATATCGGCCAGTTTTTCGCCAATCATGTACGCCAGCGCCGCCGGGTGACCGCTAAGCGTTACCGGAACAATACTGACGTCGGCCACTCGCAGATTCGAGATTCCGTACACCCTCAGCTGGGGAGAGACGACTGCTTCCGTGTCCGATGCAGGGCCCATTTTGCAGGTGGCAGTTTGGTGGTACATCGAGGTAGCTTGAGTGCGCAGTGCACACCTCCAATAGTCGTCGGTGCCGTGCCCTAGGAGAGCACACGCCCGCATTGGAATGTTGTGAAGACGCGCGCCGTAACGCTTCATCGCGGGGGTGTCCACAATGTTGATCACACGTTTGATGCCACGCACCAGTGTTTCCAAGTCTTCCTCTTCCTTGAGAAAGTTGGTATAAAACTTAGGCCACTGGAAGGGGTTGTCACTTTTGAGTTCCATGTATCCTTTGGATTTGGGATGTAGCAGTACCAGGTTGACAGTGAAAGTGTCGATGTCGCCTGATTCCAGCGGTCGGTAGCGCTCGTAAGTTTCGTCGCTTAGGCGAAGTCCTCTGCGAATGCCACTGCCGTGATCCGAGCCAGGCGATCCGTTAACGAAGATAAGTTCAATGTCCGGAACCGCGTCGCGACTTGTGTTGAGAGTATTGATGAAACCAAGTACTTCTACTCCACCAGGTATAGTCAATGTTCCGTTTCCTTGTAAATATTGACTGATTGCACTCAACGTAAGAAGCCGGTCCACGTTCAGTGTAAGATGTTTAGTGTTTGTTCGGAATGTCAATCCGGTAAAGTAAATATGGTCGTACAAAACTTTTCCCACGGGCAAATCTTGGATCACCGGTATTCCAACTTTGAGCAACTGATCCTTTGGTCCAACTCCGGAGAGCATCAGCAGTTGTGGTGTTTGAAGACCTCCTGCAGACAATATAACTTCTTTTTTCGCTATCACTGCGTATCGCGATCGTTTGCGTATAAACTCGACCCCGTAAGCCGCCTTTGTTCTAGGATCAATCAGAACTTTAGTGACTCTTGAACCAGTCAAGATGTGCAGATTCGGGCGTTGTTCGACCGGCTCGAGAAAAGCTGTACTCGCAGACAAGCGTTGACCGTTCCTCAGGTTTGCATGCAAAAACGAAACTCCGAGTTGATTTTCTCCGTCGTAATCCACCAAAGGCATCCCCAGTTCCTGCAGTGCTGTCACGAAACCTCGAGCCATCTCCGACTTGAAAGGCACGTAACTCACATCTAATGGTCCGCTCGTACCGTGGTATCCGTTTCCGGTGCCCAGCAAGGATCGCTCCGATTTCTTAAAGTAAGGCAAAACATCGTCAAATGACCAGCCCGGATTTCCCTCAGTGGCCCAGCGATCGAAGTCGTCACGATTTCCGCGAACGTACATCATGTAGTTGATGAGCGTTGATCCTCCTAGGCCCTTGCCACGGGGCATTCCGCACCGTTGGTCTTCCATTCCTAGAATAAGAAacaaaattgttgttttatgaTTTGATTCCGAAATAACAATTACTCTttgttatacagcaattccatttgaaaagagcctaaaccaaaaaaaaagttctccgatcaggctcaaaatttttctgggggttccttggccaaaatattaaaaccgtattttttcgtttgaccattagggtgacctacatcgtgctagggtggttcgaaaaatggcaattttcgtcatttttcgcaaaaaccaaaaaatcatatctccgcgtcatttcatccgattttagctgtcttagacgcaaaagaaaggtgattagtttggctatttgagaaaaatagtaaaaagtttcaaaaatctagcataacatttgaaaaagtcgtatgaaaacttaccaaaagttgcgtattttaattacaaagattttggtaccctaacatgtataggtcttccctgaaatttttaagttatagcagttttagtgaaaaaagtagttttttttgccgatttcgtcatttttctgttttagcgcgtggcgcgtcgaaaaactcagtttttattttcaaaaaatcatatctcggaaacgtacggttcgacatcgccaattttgtgatatgttatgtgaaattttccgaggaatccgataaaaatattttcagacataggctctttggtccagacacggtcaaaacgccattttaagttttcataggactttttcaaatgttgtgctagatttttgaaactttttactatttttctcaaatagccaaactaatcacctttcttttgcgtctaagacaaaaatgacgaaaattgccatttttcgatcaccctagcacgatgtaggtcaccctaatggccaaacgaaaaaaatacggttttaatattttggccaaggaacccccagaaaaattttgagcctgatcggagaactttttttttggtttaggctcttttcaaatggaattgctgtataggtAAAGATAACGGAACATTAGTTGACCTAAGGTTTTTTTAATCGTCAGTAAAAATGACAAACCAGTTGTAGTCTGAAGTTTTACGAACAatcgtaactattttttcacaaattaattGCATTTGCGTCcaaaaacaacaatttcaaTATAAAGTCTGCTGGACTGAACACGAAcgttgaggaaaggctataatgATCTATAATTCAATTTGGCAATTTGAAGGCTGTGTCAAAATTTGCACGATCTGAACGGAACTATATTTATATGAAGAATGTC
Coding sequences:
- the LOC120425669 gene encoding glucose dehydrogenase [FAD, quinone]-like, coding for MQLPRSTESQAVPFNVSFSLFPELAIVGRSKKIESVLPTAMAGIFRAKFVVLVLLIVQNVGADSAEQNLVMGEGSFENLNDFEKQSNVDSINDDFLSETKGRYKAKNILNQYDFVIVGSSPAGCVLANRLSENPEWKVLLLEAGERENLFVKIPVFAAYFQSTSYTWNYLAERQNYSCRGMEDQRCGMPRGKGLGGSTLINYMMYVRGNRDDFDRWATEGNPGWSFDDVLPYFKKSERSLLGTGNGYHGTSGPLDVSYVPFKSEMARGFVTALQELGMPLVDYDGENQLGVSFLHANLRNGQRLSASTAFLEPVEQRPNLHILTGSRVTKVLIDPRTKAAYGVEFIRKRSRYAVIAKKEVILSAGGLQTPQLLMLSGVGPKDQLLKVGIPVIQDLPVGKVLYDHIYFTGLTFRTNTKHLTLNVDRLLTLSAISQYLQGNGTLTIPGGVEVLGFINTLNTSRDAVPDIELIFVNGSPGSDHGSGIRRGLRLSDETYERYRPLESGDIDTFTVNLVLLHPKSKGYMELKSDNPFQWPKFYTNFLKEEEDLETLVRGIKRVINIVDTPAMKRYGARLHNIPMRACALLGHGTDDYWRCALRTQATSMYHQTATCKMGPASDTEAVVSPQLRVYGISNLRVADVSIVPVTLSGHPAALAYMIGEKLADMIKEEWTKSR